The Helicobacter cetorum MIT 00-7128 region GGGGCAAGATACCAAGCGTTGTCTAAATTATTTTTAGTTCTAATAAGATGTAAATCTTGTTTGCGTAAATAATAATCATAGTCTAAATCAGATTTTTTGCCTTGTAATTGGCAAGCTATGAGAAAAAAACATAAAAATTTTATGCGCATTACAAGTCCTTATTTAAATTGCAATAAAAAAATTGCCAAAATTACAATAGGTGCGATAAAGCGCACGCTAAAATGCCATATTTCAAACAAAGTTTTATTAAGAAAGTGCTTGGTTGCTTGCAAGGACTTACTTTTATTTAAAAGCCAACCAACAAACAAGACAGAAAATAATCCTCCTAATGGCATTAAAAAAGAAGAGGTTAAAAAATCTATCCAAGCAAAGACATTTTTATTAGCAAAACTCAAAGATTTAGCATAGCGCTCATCTATAGAGAAAATGACTAAGACGCCTAAAAGATATACTACCATGCCTAATACTAATGAGGCTTTGGTGCGTGAAAAATTAAAGCGATTGATGAGATAAAGCACTAAAGGTTCTAAAAGCGATACGGTGGAAGTAATCCCAGCAAAAGCAAGAGCTAGAAAGAAAAAAAGCGAAATAATCTGTCCGCTCATTCCCATTTCAGAAAAAATCAAAGGTAAAGATACAAAAACTAGACCCGGCCCTTGAGCTACATCTACATGATGTTCAAATACAAAAGTAAAAATCATTACTCCAGCAATTAAAGAGATTAAAATACCGGGCAAGATAATATAAAGCGAGCTTTTAAGTAAATTTTCTTTTTCAGGTGTGAAAGCGGAATAGGTAATAATAGTGCCTACCCCTAAACTCAAAGAAAAGAACATTTGTCCTAAAGCGTCCATAAACACCTTAAAATCAATTTTTTGAAAATCAAAACTAAATAAATAATGAATAGCTTTGGGTAAGCTTTCTAAAGTTATCGCATAGATTAAAAGCCCTATAAAAATAATAAACAATAAAGGCATAAGCACCATGCTTAATTTTTCAATCCCTTCTTTTATGCCTTTAGAAACAAACCATATTGTAGGGAATAAGCACGCACTAAAGCCAATAATTTGCCAAGTTAAATTATTGTTTTGGAGCAGATTAAATTGTGCTTTGGCTTGTTCTAAATCTTTGGGTAAGTCAAAAGTAACCACAAAGAGATAATAAAGTACCCAACCTAACACCACCGCATAAAAGGATAAGATGAGCGGGCCACCTAAGAGAAAAATAGAAGTGAATTTATAGTATTTTTTGTGCTTTAAATCTAAAGTTTCATAATTAGAAACCACATCTTTTTTACCTAAACTTCCAATAACCATATCCACTAAAAGCATAGCAATGCCTAGACTTAGAGTTAGCACTAAGTATAAAAGCACAAACGCACTCCCTCCATTAGTGCCAACCATATAGGGAAAGCGCCAAATATGCCCTAGTCCTATAGAGCTACCTAAAGTAGCCAAAATAAAGCCTAGTTTAGAGAATTTTCCCATAGCGATTTATAATAGTCTTAAGATAATTTGCTTGCCCAAATAGAAAGCACGATTAGGGGCGTAACATATTTGAGTAGAAAATACCAAGCCTCAAAGAGTTTAGGGCTTAAAAAATGCGCACTAAAAGAGCGCACTTTTTCTTTGCTTAAAACCCAGCCTATAAAAATAAATGACGCAACCCCGCCTAATGGCATAATGATAGTGCTTGAGATGAAATCTAGCCAATCAAAGAGATTTTTTCCAAAAAAACTCAAGGACTCTTTGTAGTCATTATGTAGTGAGAAAATCAAAACTACACCCACAATAAAAATCAGAGCGATTACACCCCAAGTAGCCAAAGAGCGTTTGCACTGATATTTATCAGTAAAATACATAACACTTGGTTCTAATAACGCCACCGTAGAAGTTATTCCAGCAAAGGCAAGAGCTAGTAAAAAAAGCACAGAAACCACAATGCCAATAGTTCCCATTTTGCCAAAAACTACCGGTAAAGAAGTGAATATTAGCCCTGTGCCTTGAGAAATATTAGCCCCATGTTCAAAAACGAAAGTAAAAATCATAAGCCCTGCAACAAGCGAAATAACAATTCCAGAAATAACGACCCAAAGCGTGCTTTTAAGCAAGTCTTGAGTTTTTTCAGTTGAGGCAGCATAAGCAATATTAATCCCTAGCCCAATACTTAATGAAAAGAAAACTTGTCCCAAAGAAGAAGTAAAGACTTGAGGGGTCAAATCGTGTGGCTTGAAATCAAACATAAAATGAAAGGCTTTAGAAAAAGAATCTAAAGTCATCGCATAAAAGAGTAAGCCAAAAAAGGTTGCAAAAAGTAGGGGCATTAAAACTAAATTAAGCTTTTCAATACCCTCTTTAATCCCCCTAGATACAATCAAACCGGTTAAGCCTAATACGCTAAATAGCCCTATGATTTGCAAATTTAGAGATTGCAAAGTGTTGTTGAAAATCTGCTCAGATTCTTGAATGTTTGTAGGTAGATTAAAGCTAATATCCACCAAATAATAGAAAACCCAACCCAAAATAGTGCCATAAAAAGTTAGCACCAATGGGCCAGAGATAAGTAATAAGCCCGCATACTTCCAACGCTTTTTAGGACTTGGGTCTAGCTCTTTAAAAGCTTCTGTGGGGTTTTTTTGCGTGCTTTGACCTAGGAGCATTTCTGCAATAAACATGACCGCACCAATGCTTAAAGATAAGAATAAGAACAAAAGCACAAAAGCGCCTCCGCCACTCACTCCTGCCACATAGGGAAAGCGCCAAATATGTCCCAAACCTATCGCACTCCCTAAAGCTGCCAAAACAAATCCTATTTTTGAAAAATGACCACCCATTTTATATCTTGCTAACTCCCTAGATTTCTAACATTATGTTAAATGTGTTGTTGTTTTTGTTGTTAGTTTTTAAAAAATCCTAAGCGAATGGCAAGTAAATCTACTTAAAAAATCTACTTAAATTAAAGGGATAAATCTAACAAAAATGCCCTAATTATACTACATTTAACTGAGTATTGTATAATTTGGCGCACTCTTTTTTGAGTAAATTTAGGTTGGTTAGGTCATATAGAATAGAAAGGGATTAATGCGTTGTAGGGTATATTATGAAGACACTGATGCTCAAGGCGTAGTTTATCATGCGAATTACTTGAAGTATTGCGAACGAGCAAGGAGTGAAGAATTTTTTAAAAGAGCGTTAGCGCCAGAAAATAGCGAGGGGTTTTTTGTGATTCGCTCTTTAAAAGCGGATTTTTTTACCCCAGCAAGTTTGGGGCAAGTTTTAGAAATAAAAACTCAAGTTAAAGAGCTTAAAAAGGTCTCTGTGGTGCTTTTTCAAGAGATTTATTGCGTGTGTAGTAGTGATTTGAAAGAATTAGAGCCTTTTAAAATTTTTGCTTTAGAGATTAAATTGGGATTTGTGCATCGCATTAAACATAACCCCATACCTATACCTATAACATTTAAGGAATTTTTAGATGAGCTTAGATAATACAGAAAACAATAAGCCAAAGATTGATTATCCATGCCTTTGGGATTATAGAGTCATTATGAACACTAATGATGAGAGTTGGTTACAAAAACTCATAGAAACTTATCAACGCCCTTTCAAATTAGAGCTAAAAAACACTTCTAAGACAGGTAAATTCTATAGCTTTAATGTATCCATTGAAGTTTCAAGCGAACTAGAGCGAGATGAAATTTTTCAAAAAATTTCTAATGAAAAGTATGTTATTCAAGTGCTTTAGTCTTCTAAGACATACTTTTTAAATTTTTCGCCCCTTTCTTTATAGGAAGAAAATTGGTCTAAACTCGCACTACTAGGCGAGAGTAAGCCAACTTCATTCATTTTTAAAACGCTTTTAATTTCTTGCACCGCTTTTTCTAGCTCAAAACAAGCTTTACAAGCGATATTAAATTTTAGTGCTAAGGATTGAATAATCTCTGTGCTTGAGCCTATGGCATAAAGACTCACTTCATAATGTTGAAGTTTTTCAAAAAGGGGGGTTAAATCAACGCCCTTAGTATCACCCCCTACAATCAAATGAATTTTTTGGTTTTTAAAGGTTTGCAGAGCTTGTAAAGTCGCATCAATATTGGTAGCCTTGCTATCATCTACCCACAAACGCTCCTTTTTGTCTCTAAATTCTTCCATTTTATGCAGTCCGATTTTAAAAGTGCTTAATCTTTTAAGGGCGTTTTCTTTATAGTCTTGCCATTTGAAGTTGTTTATTTTTAAAAATTGTTGATAGGCTAGAAGAGCTAAAGAAGCGTCTAATAAAAATGCCCCTTTAAAAGGCAAGGCATTAAAAGGAATTTCTAAATTTTCTAAAATATCTTTGCTCTTATCAAAAAAGATTTTTTGAGCTTGTGATTTTTGGACGATTGTTTGTTCTTTAAATTTTGAAGGAAGTATAGCGAGTGAAGTTTTAGGCATAAGGGTTAAAGGCTTGAGTTTAGCATTCAAGTAATTTTCAAAATTTTGATGCCAAGTTAAATGGTCTGACTCTACATTGATAAGCAAATAAATTAAAGGGTAAGCCTTGTTAGTGTAATGCAGAGAAAAAGAGCTTGTTTCTAAAACCCATAAAGGCGCTTGTTGTTTAAAAAGCTCCATTAAAGGCACTCCGATATTTCCCCCGCTCATTGCTCTAAAATCTTCTAAAAGCATGGTGAGCATTTCAGTAGTTGTGGTCTTACCATTCGTGCCGCTAATACTTATGGTTGTTGGGGTAAAATGATGATTAAACAAGCTATAGATATAATCATATTCGCTCACTAAATGCTTAGCTTTTTTAACTAAAGCATGCGTAAAGCTAATTCCCGGACTCACTATCTCTAGTTCTGAATGATTAGGATTAAATTCACTACTAGGATAGCAAAGAAAATTTTCATTATCTATGCAAGATGAAGTGAATTTGTCATCAAAGAATTGCACTTTGTGATGTTGCTCTTTAAAAAATCTTGCTAGGGCTAGAGTGGTTTTTGCATGCCCAAAAAGTGAAATTTTCATTTTTTAGCGCACCTTCAAGCTTAAAAGAGCGATTAAATTACTTAACATAGAAATTATCCAAAAACGCACAATCACTTTATTTTCTGCCCAACCTTTTTGCTCAAAATGATGATGAATGGGTGCCATTAAAAAAAGGCGTTTTTTACGAGTTTTATAACTTCCTACTTGTAAAATTACGGACAAGGTTTCTACAACAAAAATAGACCCCATTAAAACAAGCAAAATTTCATTGTGCGAAACAATAGCACTATAAGCAATAAACCCTCCTAAGGCTAAGCTTCCGCTATCGCCCATAAACACGCTTGCAGGGTTGCAGTTATACCATAAAAAGCCAAAAAGTGAGCCTATGAGAGCTAAAGAGACTACAAACAATTCTCCCGCATCTACAACTTTTGGATAGAGCAAGTATTTAGAAAATTCAGCATTCCCAGCTACATACACAAAGACTGAAAGACTAAGTAGAGTAAAAATGCTAGGCACAGTGGCTAGACCATCTAGTCCGTCGGTTAAATTCACGGCATTACTTGTAGATAAAAAAACTAACACCCAAAAACTAATGGCTAAGATTATAGGCATTTCAAACAAAGGGTTTTTCAAAAAAGGCAAATACAAAGAAGTATCTAGCCCTTTGAAACTCAAAAGAACAGATACAAAAACTGAAATGATAAAAAGCATACTAAATTTTGTTTTCGCACTCATTCCGGCATTACTTTTTTGACTAATTTTGGTGTAATCATCTCTAAAACCTACAAAGCTAAAGCCCACTAGCACAACTATCCCTAATAAAACATAAAGATTATCCAAAGACGCACACAATAAGCTTGCAATTATCGTGGCAAAGATAAAAACAATGCCCCCCATCGTAGGAGTGTCTCTTTTGTTTTTGTGGCTTGGAACATAGCTAGAAATCGGTTGATTAGCTTTTTTGGCTTTCGCCCATAAAATAAATTTAGGCATTAAAAAAAGCGTTAGAAAAAAGCTAATAAAAAACCCTAGCCCAGCTCTAAAGGTTAGGTATTGAAAAAGATTGATATTAAAATAGCTATACAAGTAGTAGAGCATGAAATTCCTTAATATTATCATCAATAACAAATATTGTTGAATACTGCAGTATGATTGCTTGAAACAAACGAGCATATTTGTTGCAATTCGTTGTTATTTTAACACAAAATGGTTTACTTAAGTTTGCAGTTTTAATAGTATAATGAGATTTATATATCGTTATTTTAGTCTTGGAGTATTATAAAATGGGAAGTTCATTTATGTCTAAGAATCTTAAAAGTATTCTAAGGATATTGATAGCTGTAGGGCTTTCAAGTGTGTTGGTTAGTTGTGCGCTTGATGAGAGCAATAGCACTAAAAAAGCAGAGTCAAAAGAGGCAAAAAAGGCTACTATTGAGCATCATAAGCATGAACAAATGCAAACAAGTGCGGAGCATATCACGCCTTTAAACTTTAATTATCCGGTGCATATTCTTCAAGCCCAAGCAAAGAATCGCTCTGTAGCCATTTTAGCACCCCATATTCAAGTGAGTGATAACTTGAAATCCTATATTGATAAATTTCAAGATGCTTTAGCTAATCAAATTCAAAGCATTTTTGAGAAACGAGGTTACAAGGTTTTACGCTTTAAAGGTAAAAATGCCTTGAACGCACAAGAGAGAAAAGAAGTTTTTTCAGTGTTGGATTTAAAAGGTTGGGTAGGAATTTTAGAAGATTTAAAAATGAATCTTAATGACCCTACAAAACCCAATTTAGATACTCTAGTAGACCAAAGCTCAGGCTCTGTATGGTTTAATTTCTATGAGCCAGAAAGCGGAAGAGTTATCCATGATTTTGGGGTAGAGGTAGGAACTTTTAGGGCTATTACGCATACTTTTTCCTATCAATATACTGATTATGGCGCTACCAATAGGATTGAGCATAATGGTTTAGATAAGAATAAAGAAGATGCAATTCATAAAATTCTTAATAGAATTTATGCAGAAGTGATGAAAAAAGTCGTTGTAGAGCTTACAGAAGAAAATATTTCTAAATATAGGGATGCGATTGATAAGGTTAAGAAATCTTTTGAAGCCTCTCAAAAATAAATAATCCATATTAGATTAAGTAAAACTTTGTTGAGTGCCTCCTATTAAAAGGGGTATCTCTCAAAGAGTGCAAAATTTTGAATATTAGCGATTTTTAAAGTTAAATGAAGTATAATGTTAAATTCATTTTTCTAAAGATAAGGATAAGATTATGGCAAGAAGATGTGCATTAAGTGCTAAAGGTCCTATGGTAGGCAATCATGTAAGTCATGCAAACAACAAAAATAAGCGTCGCTTACTCCCTAACTTACGCTCTATTAGAGTTCAGCTAGATGATGGCACAACAAGACGCATTAGAGTGGCTGCTTCTACGCTAAGAACTATGCGTAAGGGGGCTTAAGCTCTCTTTCTAGCCCCTAATTTTAACTTAAGAATGAGGCTAGAATTTGACACTTCCAACATGACATTGATTTTTAAGTGGGTTTTCTTGAATTTTGGTGTGCATGTTTATTTTGAGACACTTGGGTATGACCTTAAGCACTACAGCTTAGAGATTAAAGAGAAAATTTTTAACCAACAAGCTTTTTTGTTAGGTCTAGTATCCAAGCTTGGTTTGACTTAGGAGTTTGTTTTGTTTAAAAAAATAAGGTCTCTAAGGGCTAAAAAGCGCAAACAAAACAAGCCTGAGATTAATCTCAATTCAGAAATCTATGAACAATTTAAGGTTTTTAGACTCCCATTAGTAATAATCCAAATATTCGTGCTTTTAGGGACTTTGGGTTATTATGCCCTAGAAGACTACACGCTTATGCAAGCATTTTTTCAAACCACTTATACTATGACTGCAACAGGCTTTGGCGCATTAAACGAAAATAAGTTTGGTCCTGTAAGTATTTTCTTAACTTCTATTTTAATGTTTTGTGGGGCAGGAATTATTGCTTTTAGTGTAGCGATTTTAATTAGCGTGGTGAATAAAGGCACATTGACAAGATTAATTAAGGAGAAAGGCATGGTTTATAAAATCGCACGACTTAAAGACCATTATGTCATTTGTTATCATAATGAATACACCATTGAATTAAGCAAGCAATTTCGCTCCGCTCAAATTCCTTTTGTAGTGGTAGATAATGACCCTAATTTTGAAGAAGAGGCGATTAAGCATAAATACCCTTATTATATTGTAGGCGACCCACATACCAATTTAGCAATGTTAAAAACCCACTTAAGTAGCGCTAAGGGGGTGGTAGCATTTTCTAAAATTTTGCCCGTAAATGTTGCCTTAATGGTGAGTGTGCGTTTGTTTGAAAAGGAGTTAAACCGCAAGCCTTATTATATTATTGCAAGCGCTCATAGCGATGAGGGTTTAGAAAAGTTAAAAAAGCTAGGCGCTAATATGGTAGTCTCACCTACAAAGCTTATGGCTCAAAGAGTGAGTGCAATGGCGGTGCGCCCAGATATGGAAAATATTTTGGAGCGTTTTATTTATAAAAAAGACACGCTTTTAGACTTAGAAGAAATTATTGTGCCAAAGTATAGTTGGCTTGTGTTAAGAAAGCTAAGAGAGGCGCATTTTAGAGATGTTACTAAGGCGTTTGTCATTGGAATTATTCAAAAAGATGGCAAGTATATTCCCATGCCAGATGGAGATACGATTATTGCAAGTGAGGCTAAGCTTTTGATGATTGGCACTTCTGAGGGGGTTAAAGCTTGCAAACAACTTATCGCTTGCAAGCAAAAGCCTAAAGAAGTGGATTATGTTTCTTTATAATCCTAAAAGATAATATAGTAAGAAACATTGAATGAATACATGCGTTTAAAAGTCTCTTTGTAGCTATCGTCCCCACTTGTCATATTCAAGTAGGGGGTTGTAGCCATAGGGATTTTAAAGCCTAATTCCAAGCCTGTATAGCGAGAAATTACAGAGCGCACGCCAAAGTGAAACAGCCATTGAAAGACCGTGTTTTTAAGTGCCACGCTATCTTCATAATCCCCTTTCATAAGCTCTTTAGCTTGTTGCTCATTAAGGGCGCTATTCCATACAATATCCCTATTTTTAGCTTTTGGGCTCCAAGTAGTGCCTCCTACAGCCATTCCTGCAAATAATCCCATACTGAATTTATCCAAATTGACAAAATTCAACAATAAATCAATTCCAGCGCCATAAGTATTAATATTCATATTGGAGTTAAGACCATTTTTGCTTAGAAGTCCTTCGGGAAAATGCTGTGTGCCAAAATTGACCTCCGCCCAATCATAAAATCCATAATAGCGTAAGCCTGCCCAGCCACTTTGTCCAAAGAGTTGGTTATATCCCACACCCACGCCAAAGCCTTGAGTGGTTTGCTTTTGGTGGCGATTAAAATCAGTTTGTCCATTGATAATGAGCTTATTGTTGTAATAAGCTTGTCCAACCTCATAAGAGCCTTGCAAGAAAAATCCGCTTTTTTCCGCACTTAGAGCGCTAAAAAGAAAGGCTAGTGAAGATGAAATTTTAATTAAAGTTTTATTCATAAGATATTCCTTATATTTGTAATTGTTGGTCATATTCATTATAGCCAAAAATGATAGGTTTAGATTTGTTAGTTTGCTAAAGCGGGTAGTGT contains the following coding sequences:
- the mraY gene encoding phospho-N-acetylmuramoyl-pentapeptide-transferase → MLYYLYSYFNINLFQYLTFRAGLGFFISFFLTLFLMPKFILWAKAKKANQPISSYVPSHKNKRDTPTMGGIVFIFATIIASLLCASLDNLYVLLGIVVLVGFSFVGFRDDYTKISQKSNAGMSAKTKFSMLFIISVFVSVLLSFKGLDTSLYLPFLKNPLFEMPIILAISFWVLVFLSTSNAVNLTDGLDGLATVPSIFTLLSLSVFVYVAGNAEFSKYLLYPKVVDAGELFVVSLALIGSLFGFLWYNCNPASVFMGDSGSLALGGFIAYSAIVSHNEILLVLMGSIFVVETLSVILQVGSYKTRKKRLFLMAPIHHHFEQKGWAENKVIVRFWIISMLSNLIALLSLKVR
- a CDS encoding potassium channel family protein — translated: MFKKIRSLRAKKRKQNKPEINLNSEIYEQFKVFRLPLVIIQIFVLLGTLGYYALEDYTLMQAFFQTTYTMTATGFGALNENKFGPVSIFLTSILMFCGAGIIAFSVAILISVVNKGTLTRLIKEKGMVYKIARLKDHYVICYHNEYTIELSKQFRSAQIPFVVVDNDPNFEEEAIKHKYPYYIVGDPHTNLAMLKTHLSSAKGVVAFSKILPVNVALMVSVRLFEKELNRKPYYIIASAHSDEGLEKLKKLGANMVVSPTKLMAQRVSAMAVRPDMENILERFIYKKDTLLDLEEIIVPKYSWLVLRKLREAHFRDVTKAFVIGIIQKDGKYIPMPDGDTIIASEAKLLMIGTSEGVKACKQLIACKQKPKEVDYVSL
- a CDS encoding sodium-dependent transporter; the encoded protein is MGKFSKLGFILATLGSSIGLGHIWRFPYMVGTNGGSAFVLLYLVLTLSLGIAMLLVDMVIGSLGKKDVVSNYETLDLKHKKYYKFTSIFLLGGPLILSFYAVVLGWVLYYLFVVTFDLPKDLEQAKAQFNLLQNNNLTWQIIGFSACLFPTIWFVSKGIKEGIEKLSMVLMPLLFIIFIGLLIYAITLESLPKAIHYLFSFDFQKIDFKVFMDALGQMFFSLSLGVGTIITYSAFTPEKENLLKSSLYIILPGILISLIAGVMIFTFVFEHHVDVAQGPGLVFVSLPLIFSEMGMSGQIISLFFFLALAFAGITSTVSLLEPLVLYLINRFNFSRTKASLVLGMVVYLLGVLVIFSIDERYAKSLSFANKNVFAWIDFLTSSFLMPLGGLFSVLFVGWLLNKSKSLQATKHFLNKTLFEIWHFSVRFIAPIVILAIFLLQFK
- the murD gene encoding UDP-N-acetylmuramoyl-L-alanine--D-glutamate ligase, which gives rise to MKISLFGHAKTTLALARFFKEQHHKVQFFDDKFTSSCIDNENFLCYPSSEFNPNHSELEIVSPGISFTHALVKKAKHLVSEYDYIYSLFNHHFTPTTISISGTNGKTTTTEMLTMLLEDFRAMSGGNIGVPLMELFKQQAPLWVLETSSFSLHYTNKAYPLIYLLINVESDHLTWHQNFENYLNAKLKPLTLMPKTSLAILPSKFKEQTIVQKSQAQKIFFDKSKDILENLEIPFNALPFKGAFLLDASLALLAYQQFLKINNFKWQDYKENALKRLSTFKIGLHKMEEFRDKKERLWVDDSKATNIDATLQALQTFKNQKIHLIVGGDTKGVDLTPLFEKLQHYEVSLYAIGSSTEIIQSLALKFNIACKACFELEKAVQEIKSVLKMNEVGLLSPSSASLDQFSSYKERGEKFKKYVLED
- a CDS encoding HpaA family protein, which encodes MGSSFMSKNLKSILRILIAVGLSSVLVSCALDESNSTKKAESKEAKKATIEHHKHEQMQTSAEHITPLNFNYPVHILQAQAKNRSVAILAPHIQVSDNLKSYIDKFQDALANQIQSIFEKRGYKVLRFKGKNALNAQERKEVFSVLDLKGWVGILEDLKMNLNDPTKPNLDTLVDQSSGSVWFNFYEPESGRVIHDFGVEVGTFRAITHTFSYQYTDYGATNRIEHNGLDKNKEDAIHKILNRIYAEVMKKVVVELTEENISKYRDAIDKVKKSFEASQK
- a CDS encoding YbgC/FadM family acyl-CoA thioesterase — encoded protein: MRCRVYYEDTDAQGVVYHANYLKYCERARSEEFFKRALAPENSEGFFVIRSLKADFFTPASLGQVLEIKTQVKELKKVSVVLFQEIYCVCSSDLKELEPFKIFALEIKLGFVHRIKHNPIPIPITFKEFLDELR
- the rpmB gene encoding 50S ribosomal protein L28 yields the protein MARRCALSAKGPMVGNHVSHANNKNKRRLLPNLRSIRVQLDDGTTRRIRVAASTLRTMRKGA
- a CDS encoding outer membrane protein; protein product: MNKTLIKISSSLAFLFSALSAEKSGFFLQGSYEVGQAYYNNKLIINGQTDFNRHQKQTTQGFGVGVGYNQLFGQSGWAGLRYYGFYDWAEVNFGTQHFPEGLLSKNGLNSNMNINTYGAGIDLLLNFVNLDKFSMGLFAGMAVGGTTWSPKAKNRDIVWNSALNEQQAKELMKGDYEDSVALKNTVFQWLFHFGVRSVISRYTGLELGFKIPMATTPYLNMTSGDDSYKETFKRMYSFNVSYYIIF
- a CDS encoding DUF493 domain-containing protein — protein: MSLDNTENNKPKIDYPCLWDYRVIMNTNDESWLQKLIETYQRPFKLELKNTSKTGKFYSFNVSIEVSSELERDEIFQKISNEKYVIQVL
- a CDS encoding sodium-dependent transporter, which gives rise to MGGHFSKIGFVLAALGSAIGLGHIWRFPYVAGVSGGGAFVLLFLFLSLSIGAVMFIAEMLLGQSTQKNPTEAFKELDPSPKKRWKYAGLLLISGPLVLTFYGTILGWVFYYLVDISFNLPTNIQESEQIFNNTLQSLNLQIIGLFSVLGLTGLIVSRGIKEGIEKLNLVLMPLLFATFFGLLFYAMTLDSFSKAFHFMFDFKPHDLTPQVFTSSLGQVFFSLSIGLGINIAYAASTEKTQDLLKSTLWVVISGIVISLVAGLMIFTFVFEHGANISQGTGLIFTSLPVVFGKMGTIGIVVSVLFLLALAFAGITSTVALLEPSVMYFTDKYQCKRSLATWGVIALIFIVGVVLIFSLHNDYKESLSFFGKNLFDWLDFISSTIIMPLGGVASFIFIGWVLSKEKVRSFSAHFLSPKLFEAWYFLLKYVTPLIVLSIWASKLS